In one window of Hyla sarda isolate aHylSar1 chromosome 1, aHylSar1.hap1, whole genome shotgun sequence DNA:
- the SLC25A51 gene encoding mitochondrial nicotinamide adenine dinucleotide transporter SLC25A51, producing the protein MDTEAHEKRKRDLVLPAAKQDLIHHTLTIGAGKHYLCGYCAAFTNIAITFPIQKVLFRQQLYGLRIRDAIRQLEKDGIRNLYRGILPPLLQKTTTLALMFGLYEDFSSLLLRHTNSPELVTRSVAAILAGTTEALLTPFERVQTLLQDYKHHDRFTNTFQAFKVLRPYGIGEYYRGLVPILVRNGPSNALFFGLRTPIKQCLPEAKTSSAHVINDFICGGLLGAMLGILFFPINVVKARMQSQIGGEFTSFGKVFMTIWTERDGKLTHLFRGALLNYNRSILSWGIINATYELLLKLF; encoded by the coding sequence ATGGATACAGAAGCCCATGAAAAAAGGAAAAGGGACTTGGTTCTTCCAGCTGCAAAGCAAGACCTTATACATCATACACTAACAATTGGTGCCGGTAAACATTATTTGTGTGGTTATTGTGCTGCATTCACAAACATTGCCATTACCTTCCCCATCCAGAAGGTGCTGTTTCGGCAACAGCTTTATGGATTACGAATACGGGATGCTATTAGACAGTTGGAGAAAGATGGCATTCGTAACCTTTACAGGGGAATATTGCCACCTCTCCTGCAGAAGACTACAACTCTTGCCCTGATGTTTGGCCTTTATGAGGACTTCTCAAGTCTTTTGTTAAGGCATACAAATTCTCCAGAGCTTGTTACCCGGAGTGTAGCAGCAATCCTTGCAGGAACAACTGAAGCTCTACTCACACCTTTTGAGAGAGTTCAGACTTTACTTCAGGACTACAAACACCATGACCGATTTACAAATACTTTTCAGGCTTTTAAAGTTTTGCGACCCTATGGAATTGGAGAATACTATCGTGGCCTAGTCCCTATTTTGGTCCGAAATGGACCAAGTAATGCACTTTTCTTTGGCCTCCGCACCCCAATCAAACAGTGTTTGCCTGAAGCTAAAACCTCCAGTGCTCATGTGATCAATGACTTTATTTGTGGCGGACTGCTTGGAGCCATGTTGGGGATTCTCTTTTTCCCAATTAATGTGGTAAAAGCTCGCATGCAGTCCCAGATCGGCGGGGAATTTACCTCCTTTGGTAAAGTGTTTATGACAATCTGGACGGAACGTGATGGGAAACTGACACACCTTTTTCGCGGTGCCCTTCTTAACTACAACAGATCCATCCTGTCCTGGGGTATCATCAATGCAACTTACGAGCTGCTGTTAAAGCTGTTCTGA